The following are encoded together in the Deltaproteobacteria bacterium genome:
- a CDS encoding SDR family NAD(P)-dependent oxidoreductase: MGLLDGKAAIVTGAGNGIGKSHAIALAKEGAKVVVNDLGGTRDGSGTSTNFADTVVDEIKKMGGKAAANYDSVATIEGAAKIVKTAVDAFGRLDILVNNAGILRDKTLLKMSEAEWDIVISVHLKGTFAMSQAAARVFKEQGQGGKIINTTSIAGLLGNFGQTNYSAAKGGIYSMTKTDAMELEKAGITVNAIAPIAYTRLTEDLPMFQGQEKELAPEYISPVVVFLSSDLAKGITGKIFGVQGRKLYQFYMKMTEGVTRPEGMWTPQDIASQIDKILAE; the protein is encoded by the coding sequence ATGGGGCTTTTGGATGGAAAGGCAGCTATAGTAACGGGTGCAGGTAATGGTATAGGTAAGTCGCACGCCATTGCACTTGCAAAAGAAGGGGCAAAGGTTGTTGTAAACGATCTCGGCGGCACAAGAGACGGGTCGGGAACTTCAACGAATTTTGCCGACACGGTAGTAGACGAGATCAAAAAGATGGGTGGTAAGGCTGCTGCAAATTATGATTCTGTTGCAACAATTGAAGGTGCAGCAAAGATAGTAAAAACAGCCGTTGATGCTTTTGGTAGACTCGACATACTCGTTAATAACGCCGGTATACTGCGAGATAAAACATTATTGAAAATGTCGGAAGCAGAATGGGATATCGTTATATCGGTTCATTTAAAAGGCACATTCGCTATGAGTCAGGCAGCAGCAAGGGTTTTTAAAGAACAGGGACAGGGCGGTAAAATCATAAATACAACATCCATAGCGGGCCTGCTTGGAAACTTTGGGCAAACAAACTACAGTGCTGCAAAAGGCGGTATATACTCTATGACAAAAACGGACGCAATGGAACTTGAGAAAGCAGGCATAACGGTAAATGCCATTGCGCCCATCGCGTATACAAGGCTCACAGAAGACCTTCCCATGTTTCAAGGACAGGAAAAAGAACTTGCGCCGGAATATATATCTCCTGTTGTTGTGTTCCTATCCTCCGACCTTGCAAAGGGCATTACAGGCAAGATCTTTGGGGTACAAGGCAGAAAGCTTTATCAGTTCTATATGAAGATGACCGAGGGTGTTACCAGGCCGGAAGGTATGTGGACACCTCAGGATATCGCATCCCAAATAGATAAAATATTAGCCGAATAG
- a CDS encoding lysophospholipase — MIYLAFLFAAVVLLFAYTRILSKKYAIKTMSDEIHFISTSDDIKIAIFRYVPKGEHTHKKPVILCHGLGANMHNFDISGGYSLARHLSEAGYDSWILNLRGANVKGIIEYDNWDFSYDDYLKKDIPAAVKYVLNKTAEDRVCWVGHSMGGMLLHAFLVTGGEQFVKAGVTLGSPAAFNNARSHLVKLIRLRLLMKLTVKLRFDSFAKLISPLTGILNSSFVKFQMNVKNVDYNIIRTAQYNAITPLSTKLLFQFASWLKQGDIKLSDGTNVTANLDKVSIPMLVISGAEDMIAPVKDTVLAYEKFASVDKSYIELSKSDKFSADYGHIDMVFGKNAPKEVYPVIRNWLDSINQSG; from the coding sequence ATGATTTATCTGGCATTTTTATTTGCTGCTGTAGTATTGTTATTTGCATACACGCGAATCCTTTCAAAAAAATATGCAATCAAGACAATGTCCGATGAGATACATTTTATAAGTACATCGGATGATATAAAAATCGCGATTTTCAGGTACGTACCCAAAGGCGAACATACTCATAAAAAGCCGGTAATATTGTGTCATGGACTTGGGGCTAATATGCATAACTTTGATATAAGCGGAGGGTATTCATTAGCCCGGCACCTTTCAGAAGCCGGATACGATAGCTGGATATTGAATTTAAGGGGTGCGAATGTAAAAGGCATCATAGAGTATGATAACTGGGATTTTAGTTATGACGATTACTTAAAAAAGGATATTCCAGCTGCTGTTAAATATGTTCTTAATAAGACAGCAGAGGATAGGGTGTGCTGGGTAGGACACTCAATGGGAGGCATGTTATTGCATGCATTCCTTGTTACCGGTGGTGAGCAATTTGTAAAGGCAGGAGTTACGCTTGGTTCGCCTGCCGCATTTAACAACGCAAGGTCACATCTTGTAAAATTGATACGATTAAGGCTATTGATGAAACTTACCGTAAAGCTGCGATTTGATTCGTTTGCAAAACTCATCTCGCCTCTTACCGGTATACTTAATAGCTCGTTTGTAAAGTTTCAGATGAATGTAAAAAATGTTGATTATAACATCATCCGCACTGCTCAGTACAATGCTATAACACCGTTATCCACAAAGCTTCTCTTTCAGTTCGCATCATGGCTTAAACAAGGAGATATAAAGCTTTCAGACGGCACAAATGTAACAGCAAACCTTGATAAAGTTTCCATACCCATGCTCGTTATCTCCGGTGCAGAAGATATGATTGCACCTGTGAAAGATACCGTATTGGCTTATGAAAAATTCGCATCGGTTGATAAATCGTATATCGAACTTTCAAAATCTGATAAATTTTCTGCAGATTATGGACACATAGATATGGTTTTCGGCAAAAACGCTCCCAAAGAGGTTTATCCGGTAATAAGAAACTGGCTTGATTCAATAAATCAGTCCGGATAA
- a CDS encoding aminotransferase class III-fold pyridoxal phosphate-dependent enzyme: MEYQEIIDRLKHIVDTPTHPIPEGTLSKIKERYYAQHGRSAALYEKAKEVIPGGVEHNLSLEKPFPITMDGAKGYKMWDIDGNEYVDYLMSGAPIILGHHYDPLDNKIIDIIKEKGPSTGCTSEYEILAAQEVIKHVPNVEMVRFLQSGTESVMAALRIARIYTQKDKIIKIGGSYHGWSDQVVYSLHVPGAGQLESAGIPSDCFNNMVDVFPNDFEGLKTAFEENKNKGGIAAVIVEPIGGESGTHPVHPDWNNAIRKLCDVYGALLIFDEVVTGFRLGLAGAQKYFNVNADIVVFGKIIAHGYPAAGGIGGRKDIMAICSGVGSIGQKAYIGGTLSANPISTAACYYTLKLMEENDAVQKAADYADKLTKEMNTLFSTREDLPFFAFNFGPIIHYETTGMLSVSVHNPDVFNEVMTRRHIAQDYQMVIIDQGIFTLAGSRMYTCMQHDKEALDKTIKAWEYTLSLIPKG, from the coding sequence ATGGAATATCAGGAGATTATTGACAGGCTAAAACACATTGTTGATACACCAACACATCCCATACCAGAGGGCACTTTATCAAAAATTAAGGAACGTTATTATGCACAACACGGCAGGTCAGCCGCATTGTATGAGAAGGCAAAGGAAGTAATCCCGGGAGGCGTTGAGCATAACCTCAGCCTTGAAAAGCCCTTCCCTATCACTATGGACGGGGCAAAGGGCTACAAGATGTGGGACATAGACGGTAACGAATACGTTGATTATCTGATGTCCGGAGCGCCGATTATACTCGGACATCATTATGATCCTCTTGATAACAAGATCATAGACATCATAAAAGAAAAGGGTCCTTCTACCGGATGCACGTCAGAGTACGAGATACTCGCTGCACAGGAAGTTATAAAGCACGTGCCCAACGTCGAGATGGTAAGGTTCCTGCAGTCGGGTACGGAAAGCGTGATGGCGGCACTGCGTATTGCACGGATATACACCCAGAAGGACAAAATTATCAAGATCGGAGGCAGCTATCACGGATGGAGCGACCAGGTTGTATACTCACTACATGTGCCCGGTGCAGGCCAGCTTGAATCAGCAGGCATACCTTCCGATTGTTTCAACAACATGGTAGATGTATTTCCCAATGATTTTGAAGGATTAAAGACCGCATTTGAGGAAAATAAAAACAAAGGCGGCATTGCAGCGGTAATTGTAGAGCCTATCGGCGGTGAGTCGGGCACACACCCGGTACACCCGGACTGGAACAATGCCATCAGAAAGCTGTGTGATGTGTACGGTGCACTGTTAATCTTTGACGAGGTTGTTACAGGGTTCAGACTTGGCCTGGCAGGTGCACAAAAATATTTCAATGTTAATGCCGATATTGTTGTGTTCGGGAAGATCATAGCACACGGCTATCCTGCAGCAGGTGGTATAGGCGGGAGAAAGGACATTATGGCTATATGCTCGGGCGTGGGCAGTATAGGTCAAAAGGCATACATCGGAGGAACCCTATCGGCAAACCCGATATCAACAGCCGCGTGTTATTATACGTTAAAACTCATGGAAGAAAACGATGCTGTTCAGAAAGCAGCAGACTATGCTGATAAACTGACAAAAGAGATGAACACTCTGTTCTCCACAAGGGAGGACCTGCCGTTTTTCGCATTTAACTTTGGTCCTATCATACACTATGAAACAACCGGCATGCTATCGGTAAGCGTTCATAATCCGGATGTCTTCAATGAGGTTATGACACGGAGACATATTGCCCAGGACTATCAAATGGTGATAATCGATCAGGGGATCTTTACCCTTGCAGGCTCAAGGATGTACACCTGCATGCAGCATGACAAAGAGGCACTCGATAAAACCATCAAGGCATGGGAATACACACTTTCATTGATTCCAAAGGGTTGA
- a CDS encoding response regulator, with translation MEEYKILIVEDSPTMRQLISFALKRLKNSRIVEASDGVDGLKKLSQDSFNIIITDINMPVMDGLKLVSLVRKDPTYKETPIIIITTEGAQEDKDRAMALGANTYVTKPISGSQVLETVKTYLNIK, from the coding sequence ATGGAAGAGTATAAAATCTTAATCGTTGAAGATTCGCCAACAATGAGGCAACTCATATCATTTGCACTTAAGAGGCTTAAAAATTCAAGAATAGTGGAAGCAAGTGATGGAGTTGATGGCTTAAAAAAACTCTCGCAAGATTCTTTTAATATCATAATAACGGATATTAATATGCCTGTAATGGATGGATTAAAACTTGTAAGCCTTGTAAGAAAGGACCCTACTTACAAAGAAACACCCATCATTATTATTACAACAGAGGGCGCGCAGGAAGATAAAGATCGCGCTATGGCATTGGGTGCAAATACTTATGTAACCAAACCTATCTCAGGATCACAAGTACTTGAAACTGTAAAAACATACCTCAATATAAAATAG
- a CDS encoding GAF domain-containing protein, which produces MDKKEEKERNIFDRAEEFLQIFKKGAEFTQELLKTNEKLRYKILQLEEDNKSIKKSPAAQNEQYETLMQQISELKQEKEEIAVRIKEIENENKDFAQRYIEVEEENNNLANLYIASYQLHSTLDFKEVLQIILEIIINLVGAEEFGIFLLDEKTHELKMMASEGIDDGQVPSINVGSGIIGRAAKTGESYFMEDISDPAKIDWIHPLVAIPLKIKEHVIGVIVIYKLLQQKKTFTPLDHELFTLLAGHAATAIFSSKLFSESERKLSTIQGFIDLLTK; this is translated from the coding sequence ATGGACAAAAAAGAAGAGAAGGAACGAAATATTTTTGATAGAGCTGAAGAGTTTTTACAGATATTTAAAAAGGGAGCGGAGTTTACTCAGGAGCTTTTAAAAACGAATGAAAAGCTAAGATATAAAATACTACAGCTTGAAGAAGACAATAAATCGATAAAAAAGTCGCCTGCCGCTCAGAACGAGCAGTACGAAACACTTATGCAGCAGATATCTGAGCTGAAACAAGAAAAAGAAGAGATAGCCGTACGAATAAAAGAGATTGAAAATGAGAATAAAGACTTTGCACAAAGATACATAGAAGTAGAAGAAGAGAACAACAATCTTGCAAATCTTTATATAGCAAGCTATCAGCTTCATTCAACCCTTGATTTTAAAGAAGTTCTGCAGATCATACTTGAAATAATAATAAACCTTGTCGGTGCTGAAGAATTTGGTATATTTTTACTTGATGAAAAAACACACGAGCTTAAAATGATGGCATCAGAAGGTATAGACGACGGGCAGGTGCCGTCGATAAATGTCGGCTCGGGTATTATAGGTAGGGCAGCTAAGACAGGGGAGTCATACTTCATGGAGGATATCTCGGATCCTGCAAAGATCGATTGGATACATCCTCTGGTAGCAATACCGTTAAAAATAAAAGAGCATGTCATAGGAGTAATAGTGATTTACAAACTGCTACAGCAGAAAAAAACCTTTACACCGCTTGATCATGAATTGTTTACATTGCTTGCAGGGCACGCAGCTACGGCGATATTTAGTTCCAAGCTTTTCTCTGAGTCGGAGAGAAAGCTTTCCACTATTCAGGGTTTTATAGACCTGCTTACAAAATAA
- a CDS encoding exopolysaccharide biosynthesis polyprenyl glycosylphosphotransferase: MKQWLLRRTHFVILVSDAILISISWFGAYWLRIFIAPLFGYEINSLKIYSEFYPIMFLLWIITNSIFGIYKPRKIKKPLEEFQLIIRGVTLSALVVMSASFLIKEYDFARSVVLIFISLNFILTGISRLILFSVHEKYMKLGYGNTKCIIIGAGTTGIRALQRISDHPEKGYKVIGFLDDDINKSGISISNIPVLGTVDDIRGIVDKHKIEEVIIAIPSLSHNRIMDLIMRCEGVSVGFRIVSDLFGVLAHNADIEFIEDFPVFDLKEEKNNLVYEILKRAMDIIITSMLIILSLPVWIIIPLMIRLDSEGGIFFIHERIGINGRPFNIYKFRTMHSDTAPYNYSPSKGEDARITKVGKFLRQTSMDELPNLINVIKGEMSIVGPRPEMPFIVEQYEEWQKKRLTVKPGITGLWQILGRKDIPLHNNLEYDFYYIKNRSLLLDMIIVLRTIPAILSRKGAY, encoded by the coding sequence ATGAAACAATGGCTATTGAGAAGGACGCATTTTGTAATCCTCGTATCTGATGCCATACTGATATCCATATCATGGTTCGGAGCATACTGGTTAAGAATTTTTATTGCACCGTTATTCGGCTATGAAATAAATTCTTTAAAAATATATTCCGAATTTTACCCAATCATGTTTTTGCTGTGGATCATAACAAACAGCATATTCGGCATATACAAACCAAGAAAAATCAAAAAACCTCTTGAGGAATTTCAACTCATTATACGCGGGGTAACTCTATCCGCGCTTGTTGTAATGTCGGCATCATTCCTTATAAAGGAATATGATTTTGCCAGATCCGTTGTACTGATTTTTATTTCATTAAATTTTATACTAACAGGGATATCAAGGCTCATACTTTTCAGTGTTCATGAGAAATATATGAAACTTGGTTATGGTAATACCAAGTGTATTATAATAGGTGCAGGCACCACAGGTATAAGGGCACTCCAGAGGATATCGGATCACCCTGAAAAGGGTTATAAAGTAATAGGTTTTCTTGATGACGATATCAACAAATCAGGTATTTCCATATCAAATATACCTGTTCTCGGTACAGTGGACGATATAAGGGGGATAGTTGATAAACACAAAATAGAAGAGGTAATCATTGCAATTCCTTCTCTGTCACATAATAGGATAATGGATCTCATAATGAGATGCGAGGGTGTATCGGTTGGATTCAGGATCGTATCGGATTTATTCGGAGTGCTTGCGCACAATGCTGACATAGAATTTATAGAAGATTTTCCTGTATTTGATCTTAAAGAAGAAAAGAACAACCTCGTTTATGAGATACTAAAAAGAGCTATGGATATAATCATTACCTCTATGCTTATCATATTGTCTTTGCCGGTATGGATAATAATTCCACTAATGATAAGGCTTGATTCAGAAGGCGGCATTTTTTTTATACACGAAAGAATAGGGATAAACGGAAGGCCTTTTAATATATATAAGTTTCGGACAATGCATTCTGATACGGCTCCTTATAACTACTCCCCGAGCAAAGGTGAAGATGCACGAATAACAAAGGTTGGCAAATTTTTGAGACAAACAAGTATGGATGAGCTTCCAAACCTTATAAACGTAATCAAAGGGGAGATGAGTATTGTCGGGCCAAGACCTGAGATGCCGTTTATTGTAGAACAGTATGAGGAATGGCAAAAAAAAAGACTCACCGTAAAACCCGGGATAACAGGATTATGGCAAATTCTTGGCAGAAAAGATATCCCTCTTCATAACAATCTTGAGTATGATTTTTACTACATAAAAAACCGTTCTCTTTTGCTTGATATGATCATTGTTCTACGCACCATTCCTGCAATCCTTTCCAGAAAAGGAGCATATTGA
- the glnD gene encoding [protein-PII] uridylyltransferase: MQNDIREQLDKLLLPLIGSITGSNRNMVTKEFISTLRGKLREAHNSGLGGYEFSVIFSDFIDGLMKALFALSNNRLPENTAVLALGGYGRSELNAYSDIDLLFLYKDMLSEAFQNSILYPLWDTKIEIGHSSRTVDECIEDAESDPTILTSLMDIRFIAGDYRLYESLHMRFLKLVRAGAYTFFTDREKEISKRREKYSNSVYTLEPNIKEGPGGLRDVHNMVWLTKLFNDITSIKDLKTIPFFDRESYEQFMSSYNLLMRIRNENHFESNVKNDRLTLDMQKHLSDFLHYENEEDILGVEKFLSDFYGVMHQIQEVVDDYIKYLRNVNFNKSGEQEIKNIGSSYIVKNDQLMFEDNHPEFYLKHPEEIISTFKILAYNNLSADIALKNAIKRALTKLEQDDELDRIYPYFLKIFAEKSSAKILRMMNNYGVLCIIIREFKTIAFRVQYDMYHIYTVGTHSIKAIEQIEKIPNDDEDPFTESIYNQIKNKQILMLAAFLHDIGKGHGKDHARKGSEIAHRIVLRLGISPTDADLVAFLVRNHLILSDTAQRRDLNDEKLIYEFSSLVKRRENLKMLYILTIADLKAVAPGVWTEWKGSLIKELFKKSEEALEQGLDMARLTTERYIRVREEVTKILLSTIDSGMIDEFLDGFRPRYFTSYSSQEIVEHFGLIVKFKMDGSLSVASMVNSQLGYTKISVCTADKPGLFATIAGVLTANGANIMDANIMVRTDGIVIDVFRVEDLDKIHPFAEYKFDKFKNDLRECLSGKSNVDILMTQRFKPSILKEKVINKLPTEIIVNEDVSDIYTLVEIYTQDRQGLLYDITSTISKLSLNIAIAKVTTRVDQVADIFYLEKINGGKTLNKKETENLVYELTHVIDKKGNAVPK, encoded by the coding sequence ATGCAGAATGATATAAGGGAACAGCTTGATAAACTCCTCTTGCCGCTTATCGGTAGCATAACCGGCTCCAATAGAAATATGGTTACAAAAGAGTTCATATCAACATTGCGCGGAAAGCTGAGAGAAGCTCATAATTCAGGGCTTGGTGGGTACGAATTTTCGGTAATATTCAGCGATTTTATCGACGGGCTTATGAAAGCACTTTTTGCACTATCAAACAATAGATTACCTGAGAATACGGCAGTACTTGCACTCGGGGGCTACGGCAGAAGTGAACTAAATGCATATTCTGATATTGACCTGCTCTTTCTTTACAAGGACATGCTGTCCGAGGCTTTTCAAAATAGCATACTGTATCCGTTGTGGGACACAAAGATCGAGATTGGACACAGTTCAAGAACGGTTGACGAATGTATAGAGGATGCTGAATCGGACCCAACAATACTTACTTCATTGATGGACATAAGATTTATAGCAGGCGATTACAGACTTTATGAATCATTGCATATGAGATTTTTAAAGCTGGTTCGTGCAGGTGCTTATACCTTTTTTACGGATAGAGAAAAAGAGATAAGCAAAAGAAGGGAAAAGTATTCCAATTCGGTTTATACGCTTGAACCAAACATAAAAGAGGGTCCCGGAGGCTTGAGAGATGTCCATAATATGGTGTGGCTTACAAAACTATTCAACGATATAACCTCAATCAAAGATTTAAAAACTATTCCTTTCTTTGACAGGGAATCTTATGAACAGTTCATGTCAAGTTATAACCTGCTAATGAGGATAAGAAATGAAAATCATTTTGAAAGTAATGTAAAGAATGATCGTTTGACGCTCGATATGCAAAAGCATCTATCAGACTTTTTACATTATGAGAATGAAGAAGATATACTTGGTGTTGAAAAGTTCCTGAGTGATTTTTACGGGGTTATGCATCAAATCCAGGAAGTGGTGGATGATTATATCAAGTATCTCAGGAACGTCAATTTCAATAAATCAGGCGAACAGGAAATTAAGAATATTGGTTCATCCTATATTGTCAAAAACGATCAACTCATGTTTGAAGATAATCATCCAGAATTTTATTTGAAACATCCCGAGGAGATCATAAGTACATTTAAAATACTTGCTTACAATAATCTGAGCGCAGATATAGCACTGAAGAATGCAATCAAACGGGCTCTAACAAAGCTTGAGCAGGATGATGAACTCGACAGAATCTATCCGTACTTTCTCAAGATATTCGCAGAAAAATCTTCCGCCAAAATCCTTCGCATGATGAATAATTATGGTGTTTTATGCATAATCATAAGGGAGTTTAAAACAATAGCTTTTAGGGTTCAGTATGACATGTATCATATTTACACAGTTGGCACTCATTCTATAAAGGCCATAGAACAGATAGAGAAGATTCCAAATGATGACGAGGATCCCTTTACAGAATCCATATACAATCAAATAAAGAATAAACAGATACTTATGCTTGCAGCGTTTCTCCATGATATAGGGAAAGGTCATGGCAAGGATCACGCAAGAAAAGGCAGCGAGATAGCACATAGAATTGTATTAAGACTCGGTATCTCGCCAACAGATGCTGATCTGGTAGCATTTTTAGTAAGGAACCATTTAATATTATCGGATACGGCACAGAGAAGGGATCTGAATGATGAAAAGCTTATATATGAATTTTCAAGCCTTGTAAAAAGAAGAGAAAATCTCAAAATGCTTTATATCCTTACAATAGCAGATCTCAAAGCCGTTGCCCCCGGTGTATGGACGGAATGGAAAGGTTCATTAATAAAAGAGTTATTTAAAAAGTCCGAGGAGGCACTTGAACAGGGGCTGGATATGGCAAGGCTAACAACAGAGAGATATATTCGTGTTAGAGAAGAGGTAACAAAAATATTATTAAGCACTATCGACAGCGGTATGATAGATGAATTCCTTGATGGCTTTAGGCCAAGATATTTTACATCCTATTCTTCCCAGGAGATAGTAGAGCACTTCGGTTTGATTGTTAAGTTTAAAATGGATGGCTCTTTGTCTGTGGCAAGTATGGTAAATTCACAACTTGGATACACAAAAATCAGTGTTTGCACAGCAGATAAACCAGGGCTTTTTGCAACCATTGCAGGCGTTCTAACAGCTAATGGGGCAAATATCATGGACGCAAACATAATGGTTAGAACGGATGGTATTGTAATAGACGTATTCAGGGTTGAGGACCTTGATAAGATTCACCCTTTTGCTGAATATAAATTTGATAAGTTTAAAAATGATTTGAGAGAATGCTTGTCGGGTAAATCGAATGTTGATATACTAATGACACAAAGATTTAAGCCATCCATACTGAAAGAAAAGGTTATAAACAAATTACCAACAGAGATTATTGTTAACGAAGATGTTTCAGACATATACACCCTTGTAGAGATTTATACGCAGGATAGACAGGGTCTTCTTTATGACATAACAAGCACTATATCAAAACTCAGTCTCAATATTGCTATTGCAAAGGTTACCACAAGGGTGGATCAGGTGGCTGACATATTTTATCTTGAAAAGATAAATGGCGGGAAAACCTTAAATAAAAAAGAGACTGAGAACCTTGTCTACGAGCTTACACATGTGATAGATAAAAAAGGAAATGCAGTACCCAAATAA
- the xerD gene encoding site-specific tyrosine recombinase XerD, with the protein MNIDNAVDNFINYIATEKGLSNNTILSYSSDLKRFIEYLDKSSVTDTQDIKTDMIVRFLKMLKKNGLSHTSVMRYQVTIRNFFKFLMKQSVTKSDPAHILELPKRDRKLPDTMNENEINLILSAPSMLKDKKRYFRDNAMFETLYATGIRVSELVGLKLNDLEMTAGYIKVKGKGSKERLIPFGEAAKDAIQQYLEHSRQLYLKHNVDYLFLTERHNRFTRQGFWKLLKEYLKILDIKKHISPHTLRHSFATHMLEHGADLRSVQLMLGHSDISTTQVYTHLNTEILKQMYDKFHPRSG; encoded by the coding sequence ATGAATATAGATAATGCGGTAGACAACTTTATAAACTATATCGCAACCGAAAAAGGCTTATCAAACAATACGATTCTGTCATATAGCAGCGACCTGAAAAGATTTATAGAATATCTTGATAAATCATCCGTAACGGATACCCAGGATATAAAAACCGATATGATTGTACGGTTTTTAAAGATGCTGAAAAAGAATGGGCTGAGTCACACATCTGTTATGAGATATCAGGTAACAATAAGAAATTTTTTTAAATTTCTTATGAAGCAAAGTGTTACTAAATCCGATCCGGCTCATATTCTTGAGCTGCCTAAAAGGGATAGAAAACTTCCGGATACAATGAATGAAAACGAGATAAATCTTATTTTAAGCGCTCCTTCCATGCTCAAAGATAAAAAAAGATATTTCAGGGACAATGCCATGTTTGAGACTTTATACGCAACCGGAATCCGTGTATCAGAACTCGTTGGTTTAAAACTCAATGATCTTGAAATGACTGCTGGCTATATTAAAGTAAAGGGCAAAGGCAGTAAGGAGAGACTCATCCCTTTTGGAGAAGCGGCAAAAGATGCAATACAGCAATACCTTGAGCATTCAAGACAATTATATCTCAAACATAATGTAGACTATCTATTTTTAACAGAACGGCACAATCGTTTCACAAGACAGGGTTTCTGGAAGTTATTAAAAGAATATCTGAAGATACTTGATATAAAAAAACACATATCACCTCATACATTAAGACACTCTTTTGCAACACACATGCTCGAACACGGCGCAGATCTCCGATCTGTTCAGCTTATGCTTGGCCATTCGGATATATCAACCACACAGGTATATACCCATCTCAATACAGAGATTTTAAAACAGATGTATGACAAATTCCATCCAAGGAGTGGTTAA